DNA sequence from the Sphingomonas bisphenolicum genome:
TCGTCGTCGCCATCCAGCGGCAGGCGGGTCTGCCGTCCCGCCACTTCGCGTTTCAGGTCGTTCAACTCGTCGGCCAGGAACAGCGCGGCAAACAGCAGGGTGCGCACCTCGGTCAGGCCGGGCGTGTTTTGCTGCGCCACCCGCGCCTTGTCCTCGATCAGCGTGGCGAGATGGCCCAGATGCGCCTCTTCCCCGTCGCGGCAGCGGATCGGATAATGCCGTCCGGCGATCACCAGCGTCGTTTCAGCCATGGGCATGCCCTTTCAGCGTGTCGATCAGATCGTCCAGGGATCGCAGCGCGGCGCGCGCGGCGCCCTGGTCCAAAGCGGGGAGGGGGTTGGCCGGGGCGGTATCCACCAGACCCGCCA
Encoded proteins:
- a CDS encoding cell division protein ZapA produces the protein MAETTLVIAGRHYPIRCRDGEEAHLGHLATLIEDKARVAQQNTPGLTEVRTLLFAALFLADELNDLKREVAGRQTRLPLDGDDEPSARAIEALAGRIEKLRDRLAARTANA